One window of the Ureibacillus sp. FSL W7-1570 genome contains the following:
- a CDS encoding S-layer homology domain-containing protein produces the protein MKKLVGMMFTILLVFSLFSINQVEAADDVTGNYHERSLRYLISKGALTPDENGKYNPNATVTRAQFAAFISRVIGLPNGKDPISFSDVPSSNKYYQDIQKAASAGIVTGYENGTFKPNDPITRQHMAVMIERAMKYLKIPTSTAKDLTFKDKNQIYKDYYSAVATGAEKGIIQGSTMPDGVYFYPLKNTPVSQAATFIIRMMEVAGNQEAINFGPYELSVIQNGTLAATNTKSYDFNAIKPSVQNSNQVITKNGNIVYMYPGAGFAVAKAYSVLNSQTIGDQVSVATGSQMQYLGSEGNKVKVDLAGQVGYVDANTLTLYPYTLSKGRNYYKNVGGEIVHVLVDPQTGKETASYTFGKAPSQMRAGVKYYSWDGITFYTGAEKFKYYNYYQFLPVHTKTQYTADDLDRYIDYALKEREKQGGRYTNASKKSKLIGLGKKLKAFEEEYGVNAMMILALAFHESDFGMSDYAQNYNNLFGLYVYDTNPLKKEFASPEASIRELMDQFWWKNYIPANASFAHGAVFGTKRIGFNVKYASDPYWGAKAAGHYYRADKYLGAKDANKGYKVGLTNTTGLNVRTGASTSFPAIYRYNRSMLPVLISSPNLVSSGWYEIIPDSRNHKVAYVSAQYVNILDTVK, from the coding sequence ATGAAAAAATTAGTAGGAATGATGTTTACCATTTTGCTGGTTTTCTCGCTCTTTTCCATCAACCAGGTGGAAGCGGCGGATGATGTGACTGGCAACTATCATGAACGTTCGCTGCGCTATCTGATTTCGAAAGGGGCTTTGACGCCGGACGAGAATGGGAAATACAACCCGAATGCGACGGTGACACGGGCTCAATTCGCGGCATTCATTTCAAGAGTCATCGGATTGCCGAATGGAAAGGATCCGATCTCTTTCAGCGACGTGCCCTCAAGCAACAAATATTATCAGGATATTCAAAAAGCCGCATCAGCCGGAATCGTGACGGGATATGAAAACGGCACATTCAAACCGAATGATCCGATTACACGCCAACATATGGCGGTCATGATTGAGCGTGCGATGAAATATTTGAAGATTCCTACAAGCACAGCGAAAGATTTGACGTTTAAAGACAAAAATCAAATCTACAAGGATTATTATTCCGCTGTCGCAACCGGGGCGGAAAAAGGGATTATCCAAGGGTCTACCATGCCGGATGGCGTGTATTTTTATCCATTGAAAAATACGCCTGTCTCCCAAGCCGCAACGTTCATCATCCGAATGATGGAAGTGGCTGGAAACCAAGAGGCGATCAATTTCGGCCCTTATGAATTAAGCGTGATCCAAAATGGAACGCTGGCGGCAACCAACACAAAATCCTATGATTTTAATGCCATCAAGCCGAGCGTTCAAAATAGCAACCAAGTCATTACGAAAAACGGCAACATCGTTTATATGTATCCAGGTGCCGGTTTCGCAGTGGCGAAAGCTTACAGCGTGTTGAACTCCCAAACAATCGGGGATCAAGTGAGCGTGGCGACCGGATCACAAATGCAATATCTTGGTTCGGAAGGAAATAAAGTGAAAGTGGATTTGGCCGGCCAAGTGGGCTATGTGGATGCAAACACATTGACGTTGTACCCTTACACCTTGTCAAAAGGCCGCAACTATTATAAAAATGTGGGCGGAGAAATCGTGCATGTCTTGGTGGATCCGCAAACCGGCAAAGAAACGGCAAGTTATACGTTCGGCAAAGCGCCAAGCCAAATGAGAGCCGGCGTCAAGTATTACAGCTGGGATGGCATCACGTTCTATACAGGTGCGGAAAAATTTAAATATTACAACTATTATCAGTTCCTTCCTGTTCATACCAAAACCCAATATACAGCTGATGATTTGGACAGATATATCGACTACGCATTAAAAGAGCGGGAAAAACAAGGCGGACGCTATACGAACGCTTCGAAGAAAAGTAAATTGATCGGTTTAGGGAAAAAGTTGAAAGCCTTTGAAGAAGAATACGGCGTCAATGCCATGATGATTTTGGCGCTCGCCTTCCATGAAAGCGATTTTGGAATGAGCGATTATGCGCAAAATTACAACAACTTGTTTGGTTTGTACGTCTATGACACAAATCCATTGAAAAAAGAATTCGCATCTCCGGAAGCAAGCATCCGTGAATTGATGGATCAATTCTGGTGGAAAAACTATATTCCGGCCAATGCTTCCTTTGCCCACGGTGCTGTATTTGGAACAAAACGCATCGGATTCAACGTGAAATACGCATCCGATCCGTATTGGGGCGCAAAAGCGGCAGGACATTACTACCGTGCGGATAAATACTTGGGCGCCAAAGATGCGAATAAAGGTTATAAAGTCGGATTAACAAATACGACGGGATTGAATGTCCGGACGGGCGCATCCACAAGTTTCCCTGCTATTTACCGATATAACCGTTCAATGCTCCCAGTGTTGATTTCAAGCCCCAACCTTGTTTCAAGCGGATGGTACGAAATCATCCCGGACAGCCGCAACCATAAAGTGGCCTACGTAAGTGCACAGTACGTCAATATTTTGGATACTGTGAAATAA
- a CDS encoding oligosaccharide repeat unit polymerase has product MKDRIKATINNINKIDTFSPYFFLPFILMAYFVVSLFDFWRFDLFNVRKSIWPAVILSVVCYYIGVYVVDRKKWTLPTFGLSKLSKYIVHFVVLLTAIGLVAYVMMIAQGMIGLEDESVRRNLDPKLNFFSHLLWYGVLLLLSYKMIKEETMTWKKAIVYAILFAVVMFLFLLMGYRTPLALMLFTGIIVFHYVVKRVKLTWFLTFLAVVAISFALFGFVRVLMEDTSKEFNMRDQPDREHLEEEELEKLLTAEQRVNATPKWILALNGEMVTGHIVLSKIIEYTEKEGYLKGEIHKGIFSTVLPGEQISPRMKVTEVVNSLSVEEGKYITRPGRTTTPTFIGQLFLDGGYVLVAIGFLLYGAIVSLLYNKMKQAGVKSFHTIAYAFVITLFTVSIHTGLLDLIFILMLGFVILASAISKTEKAEVGIGAEASLGSTRSLYGK; this is encoded by the coding sequence ATGAAAGATAGGATAAAAGCGACGATTAACAATATAAATAAAATAGATACGTTCTCGCCATATTTCTTTTTGCCGTTTATTTTGATGGCTTACTTCGTCGTCAGTTTGTTTGATTTTTGGCGGTTCGATTTATTCAATGTGAGAAAATCGATTTGGCCGGCCGTGATTTTGTCGGTGGTTTGCTATTACATCGGCGTTTATGTGGTGGATCGCAAAAAATGGACATTGCCGACGTTCGGGTTGTCCAAGTTGAGCAAATATATCGTCCATTTTGTGGTGCTGTTGACGGCCATCGGATTGGTGGCGTATGTGATGATGATCGCCCAAGGGATGATCGGGCTTGAAGACGAGTCCGTGCGCCGGAATTTGGACCCGAAATTGAATTTCTTCAGCCACTTGTTGTGGTACGGGGTATTGCTGCTTCTTTCTTATAAAATGATCAAAGAAGAAACGATGACGTGGAAAAAGGCGATTGTGTACGCCATTTTATTTGCTGTGGTCATGTTCCTGTTTTTATTGATGGGATATCGGACACCATTGGCATTGATGTTGTTTACAGGCATTATTGTATTCCATTATGTGGTGAAACGCGTCAAACTGACTTGGTTCTTGACATTCCTCGCCGTTGTGGCCATTTCCTTTGCATTATTCGGGTTTGTGCGCGTGTTGATGGAAGATACGTCCAAGGAATTCAACATGCGGGATCAACCGGATCGTGAGCATTTGGAAGAAGAAGAGCTGGAGAAATTATTGACAGCTGAACAGCGCGTCAATGCGACGCCAAAATGGATCTTGGCATTGAACGGCGAAATGGTCACTGGCCATATCGTGTTGAGTAAAATCATTGAGTATACTGAAAAAGAAGGCTATCTCAAAGGAGAAATCCATAAAGGCATTTTCAGTACCGTCTTGCCGGGAGAACAAATTTCTCCGCGCATGAAAGTGACAGAAGTGGTGAACTCATTAAGCGTGGAAGAAGGAAAATACATCACCCGCCCAGGCAGAACGACAACACCGACGTTTATCGGCCAATTGTTCCTGGATGGGGGATATGTGCTCGTGGCCATTGGCTTCCTGCTCTATGGAGCCATCGTATCCTTGCTTTATAATAAAATGAAACAAGCCGGAGTGAAAAGTTTCCATACAATCGCATATGCGTTTGTCATCACCTTGTTTACCGTTTCGATTCATACCGGATTGTTGGATTTGATCTTCATCCTGATGCTGGGATTTGTGATTCTTGCTTCTGCAATCAGTAAGACGGAGAAAGCGGAAGTGGGAATTGGCGCGGAGGCTTCTCTTGGAAGCACAAGAAGTTTATATGGGAAATGA
- a CDS encoding DHHW family protein, with translation MMKKFELLLPISFFIFIFGMLIVHVWMPDRAVSQMENRNLTVLNKRPGLEQIFSGEYSKHLEDYFTDQFPKRDGWIREYVLLQRHMGKLYLNDKYYLAGDGWIAVSPVVEVEEEAVEKFVDELSGLSHDLAQAGIPFTYYSFPAKATYILKAPEFMPKDVGQEQNRKVHELLKERNVDEVRLMDYMDPSIPVEEMYYKTDHHWTMRGAYAAYEALIGTLSERMDESLSPFPYDERNTVCLKNEFLGSWNKILAMTVENDDHVCYNEPIDFSEILTIYERTATREYQADVDKLYGIAKTYEESRPVEYSEGYSRDLIELNIYNQKPQVDKHLVVIKDSYFNPIQLLVASHFRRLTIIDLRYFDKPLIDYLKEIHPDYVLLAYNDRNLNVYLKNE, from the coding sequence ATGATGAAAAAATTCGAATTGCTGTTGCCGATAAGTTTCTTCATCTTCATATTTGGCATGCTCATAGTGCACGTATGGATGCCGGACCGGGCAGTTTCCCAAATGGAGAACCGCAATTTGACAGTGCTGAATAAACGGCCCGGATTGGAACAAATATTTTCTGGGGAATATTCGAAGCATCTTGAGGACTATTTCACCGACCAGTTTCCAAAGCGGGACGGCTGGATCAGAGAATACGTGCTGTTGCAAAGACATATGGGGAAATTGTATTTGAACGATAAATATTATCTTGCCGGAGATGGCTGGATTGCTGTATCGCCGGTGGTGGAAGTGGAGGAAGAAGCTGTCGAGAAGTTCGTTGATGAATTGTCCGGGCTTTCCCACGATTTGGCACAAGCCGGCATCCCGTTCACGTATTATTCATTCCCAGCCAAAGCCACATATATTTTGAAAGCTCCCGAGTTCATGCCAAAAGATGTGGGGCAGGAACAAAACCGGAAAGTTCATGAGCTGTTGAAGGAACGAAATGTAGATGAAGTTCGTCTAATGGATTATATGGATCCATCCATTCCTGTGGAAGAAATGTATTATAAAACGGACCACCATTGGACGATGAGAGGGGCGTATGCGGCATATGAAGCGTTGATTGGCACGTTGAGCGAACGGATGGACGAATCTTTGTCCCCGTTCCCTTATGATGAGCGGAATACCGTATGTTTGAAAAATGAATTTTTGGGTTCTTGGAACAAAATCTTGGCGATGACGGTGGAAAATGATGATCATGTTTGTTACAATGAACCAATTGATTTTTCAGAGATATTGACCATTTATGAAAGAACGGCCACGAGGGAATATCAGGCGGATGTGGACAAGCTTTACGGAATCGCCAAAACTTATGAGGAATCAAGACCGGTCGAATACAGCGAGGGATACAGCCGCGATTTGATCGAATTGAATATCTATAATCAAAAGCCCCAAGTGGACAAGCATTTGGTGGTGATCAAGGATTCCTATTTCAACCCGATCCAACTGCTGGTGGCATCCCATTTCCGCCGATTGACCATCATTGATTTGCGCTATTTCGATAAGCCTTTGATCGACTATTTGAAGGAAATTCATCCGGATTATGTCCTATTGGCCTATAATGACCGGAACCTGAATGTTTATCTAAAAAATGAATAA
- a CDS encoding S-layer homology domain-containing protein, with protein MKKVLSIVFALLLLIGTVAPVQAAQTVNEQYPVSSGVMYSQYTYKDSYTNVINHLSINLNDSYTKVDVGLPSAYNKRETVLAIANRDSRDGNRVVGAINAAFFNMSTGVPAFLIAKNNRIINGGLVSEGADQYMNVPTAFGIGKNGQGIIDYFDMKITMSTNGSTYNLSGMDRVRNANEVVVYTPNYYLGYTNNNEYGFDVIIEGDQPVGPIYFGDTISGRVKEIAPYGQTKHAIPKNGFILSVQGGSPYSKTFSNLQIGQQISVNFDIDAQWKDAQFILASGPFLVRDGKPYIMMSTSSSRAREVAPRTVVALSKDKKTVHFITVDGRQSHSKGMNMTQLANYLVSLGVDTAINLDGGGSTTMGIRKYGSNDVVLINKPSDGSPRAVHAILEAISTAPLGEAKTLKYSRTNVGTMLVGTSSTVNVQYVLDEYYNPLPLASDSISLASQNKTLQVNGTTFTTTKAGEDRIYIMYKGKVLQSFPVTIVDAPSSMTIQGAKEVTVDETQNYTVDAKDAEGKTLVYNANQVKWSVEGNIGTITSSGQFKATNPGSGKIVATLGSKSVSMAVQVKDKSIFKDVPSNYQYYNEIEYSAKNNIITGYSDGTFKPKENISREHAAVILARVLNLNTNNVKDPNFKDVPKTHVYYKQIAAVANAGIMSGKENGTFDPKGKLTRAQMAKIISEAFELDHTKVQTASLNNQKISFADVPSQHWAVSYIQALAYHNVTTGYQDGTFKPNENIRREHFVLFVYRAIHL; from the coding sequence ATGAAAAAAGTATTATCAATTGTTTTCGCATTGTTGCTATTGATCGGGACTGTAGCACCGGTACAAGCGGCCCAAACGGTCAATGAGCAATATCCGGTTTCTTCCGGAGTGATGTATAGCCAATATACATACAAAGACAGCTATACGAATGTGATCAATCATCTATCAATCAATTTGAATGATTCATATACGAAAGTCGATGTTGGATTGCCAAGCGCCTATAATAAACGGGAAACGGTGCTGGCCATCGCAAACCGCGATTCCAGGGACGGAAATCGGGTGGTCGGTGCAATCAACGCGGCATTTTTCAATATGAGCACGGGCGTTCCCGCATTTTTGATTGCGAAAAATAACCGCATCATCAACGGCGGTCTTGTATCGGAAGGCGCGGACCAATACATGAACGTTCCGACGGCATTCGGCATCGGTAAAAATGGACAAGGCATCATCGATTATTTTGATATGAAAATTACGATGTCGACGAACGGCAGCACTTATAATCTTTCAGGAATGGACCGTGTCCGCAACGCCAATGAAGTCGTGGTTTATACGCCAAATTATTACCTCGGCTATACGAACAACAATGAATATGGATTCGACGTAATCATCGAAGGCGATCAACCGGTGGGACCCATCTATTTTGGCGATACCATTTCAGGAAGGGTCAAAGAAATTGCCCCTTATGGACAAACGAAACATGCCATTCCGAAAAACGGATTTATTCTGTCTGTTCAGGGAGGCTCACCATACAGCAAAACTTTCTCCAATTTGCAAATCGGACAGCAAATCAGCGTGAATTTTGATATCGATGCCCAATGGAAAGATGCGCAATTCATCCTTGCTTCAGGGCCATTCTTGGTGCGTGATGGCAAACCGTACATCATGATGAGCACTTCTTCCAGCCGCGCAAGAGAAGTGGCTCCAAGAACGGTTGTGGCGTTAAGCAAAGATAAGAAAACGGTCCATTTCATTACGGTGGATGGAAGACAGTCCCACAGCAAAGGAATGAATATGACGCAACTGGCCAATTATTTGGTCTCTTTGGGCGTGGATACAGCCATCAACCTGGATGGCGGCGGCTCCACAACGATGGGGATCCGGAAATATGGAAGCAATGATGTTGTTCTGATCAATAAACCATCGGACGGTTCTCCGCGTGCGGTCCATGCCATTTTGGAAGCGATCAGCACCGCACCATTGGGAGAAGCGAAAACACTCAAATACTCCCGCACGAACGTAGGTACAATGCTTGTCGGAACAAGTTCGACGGTCAACGTACAATATGTATTGGATGAATATTATAATCCGCTTCCGCTTGCTTCCGATTCTATCAGTCTTGCATCCCAAAACAAAACTTTGCAGGTGAACGGCACGACATTTACAACAACGAAAGCGGGAGAAGACCGGATTTATATCATGTATAAAGGAAAAGTCCTCCAATCCTTCCCTGTGACCATCGTGGATGCCCCAAGCTCCATGACGATCCAAGGGGCCAAGGAAGTCACAGTGGATGAAACGCAAAACTACACGGTGGATGCAAAAGATGCGGAAGGAAAAACACTCGTCTATAACGCCAATCAAGTGAAATGGTCTGTGGAAGGAAACATCGGCACAATCACTTCTTCCGGCCAATTTAAGGCGACAAATCCGGGCAGCGGAAAAATTGTTGCGACATTGGGGTCAAAATCGGTTTCCATGGCTGTGCAAGTGAAGGACAAATCCATCTTCAAAGATGTGCCTTCAAATTACCAATACTACAACGAAATCGAATACAGCGCCAAAAATAATATCATCACAGGTTACAGCGATGGCACATTCAAACCGAAAGAAAACATTTCCCGTGAGCATGCGGCCGTCATTTTGGCGAGAGTGCTCAATTTGAATACAAACAATGTCAAAGATCCAAACTTCAAAGACGTTCCAAAAACGCATGTTTACTACAAACAAATTGCCGCGGTGGCAAACGCCGGCATCATGAGCGGGAAAGAAAACGGCACATTTGATCCGAAAGGGAAATTGACCCGCGCCCAAATGGCCAAAATCATTTCCGAAGCCTTTGAATTGGATCATACGAAAGTGCAAACAGCCAGCTTGAATAACCAAAAAATCAGTTTTGCCGATGTTCCGTCCCAACACTGGGCCGTTTCCTACATTCAAGCATTGGCATATCATAACGTAACAACCGGATACCAGGACGGCACATTCAAACCGAATGAAAACATCCGCCGGGAACATTTCGTTCTGTTTGTTTACCGCGCGATTCATCTGTAA
- a CDS encoding polysaccharide pyruvyl transferase family protein, translated as MKIGIVGNYGNDNNGDESILLSIIMQLEQVFNVSRDDIIVFSNNTQQTSEQYGVKSYPLYYKSKNLYKTFYTTYQSNKKYVSKCDLLIIGGGGILMDFYRREAHLYSTYALMAKNAKVPYIVYGCGAGPLDTISGRLMIRFMCKHASNISVRDPESKTLLEKIGVKKEIKVIGDPAFTLYHPKAGYREEPMEVAVSCVPMYNANYWPYGDVDKYENYVSGMAKNLDHLIEKENVNITFFATKYPQDVYVTKDIQKKMKHQARTTIIDENLKPQKLLELVSKYDAVIGTRLHSLIIATCSATPVIGISYHPKVTNFMRLTGIENRCLALEEIETDDMILYRAFHELHKNWKEVVDETKTIARKAYEEASKGKELMMKAVKDK; from the coding sequence ATGAAAATCGGAATCGTAGGCAATTACGGTAATGATAATAACGGGGATGAATCGATTTTGCTCAGCATCATCATGCAGCTGGAGCAGGTGTTCAACGTTTCCCGTGACGACATTATTGTATTCAGCAACAACACGCAGCAAACGAGCGAACAATATGGAGTCAAAAGCTATCCATTATACTATAAAAGCAAAAATTTATATAAAACTTTTTACACTACATACCAATCCAATAAAAAATATGTTTCGAAATGCGATCTGCTCATCATTGGCGGCGGCGGCATATTGATGGATTTTTACCGCCGGGAAGCCCACCTTTACAGCACCTATGCGTTGATGGCCAAAAACGCGAAAGTGCCGTACATCGTGTATGGATGCGGTGCGGGCCCGCTTGATACCATTTCAGGCCGTCTGATGATCCGATTCATGTGCAAACATGCTTCCAATATTTCGGTGAGGGATCCCGAATCGAAAACGTTATTGGAAAAAATCGGCGTTAAAAAAGAAATCAAAGTCATCGGCGACCCGGCCTTCACTTTATACCATCCGAAAGCCGGTTACCGGGAGGAGCCGATGGAAGTGGCGGTTTCCTGTGTGCCCATGTATAACGCGAACTACTGGCCATATGGCGACGTCGATAAGTATGAGAATTACGTGTCCGGGATGGCGAAAAATTTGGACCACTTGATTGAAAAGGAAAATGTCAACATCACCTTTTTCGCCACCAAATATCCTCAAGATGTGTATGTGACGAAAGATATCCAGAAGAAAATGAAGCATCAAGCGAGGACAACCATCATTGATGAAAACTTGAAGCCGCAAAAATTATTGGAGCTGGTGAGCAAGTATGATGCGGTGATTGGCACACGGTTGCATTCATTGATTATTGCGACCTGTTCCGCAACACCGGTGATCGGCATTTCCTATCATCCGAAAGTGACCAATTTTATGAGATTGACCGGCATCGAAAACCGCTGTCTTGCCCTTGAAGAGATCGAAACGGATGACATGATTTTATATCGCGCCTTTCATGAACTCCACAAGAATTGGAAAGAGGTTGTGGATGAAACGAAAACCATCGCCCGAAAGGCATATGAAGAAGCGAGCAAAGGCAAAGAATTGATGATGAAGGCAGTGAAGGACAAATGA
- a CDS encoding S-layer homology domain-containing protein, which translates to MKKILSTILSMILILSFAVPSYAQTFRDVPKTHYNYSDIEYLVDKGAIDPAATFAPADTATRMDVIVMLAKALKLDNTPKATGFKDVPKSHKYSGYIYEATKAGIINGYPDGTFKPDQKVTRGHMAAFIARAYKLPNGTQTFKDVPKGHTAYEAVKQLAKAGITTGYTDGTFKPQNNLTKAHLATFVARAVRYKETGSTVLKNMKVHFLDVGQGDSILIQTPNGKTILVDGGPKSAGDEVVEYLKSLKINTLDYVVATHPDADHIGGLLDVLAAFQVEHFIDSGKVSATDTYIALLNAVKNEGSDYRQSVMGESLTIDPSLKIQVLNVNAYAEETNEASIVLKVSYQDVDALLTGDADTAIESQMMAKYNVESEILKAGHHGSSTSSSLAFLRAVKPETVILSYGKGNSYGHPNSGVLSNIKTVGAKAYSTAASGNIVITSDGYLYTLNAKPFENTSQTTQNNNQSTVVPGAPSSFANCTEMQKYYPNGVPSGHPAYQAKMDRDNDGWACEK; encoded by the coding sequence ATGAAGAAAATTTTATCGACCATCTTATCAATGATACTCATCCTATCTTTTGCGGTTCCGTCCTATGCGCAAACATTCCGGGATGTTCCAAAAACCCACTACAATTATTCGGACATCGAATATTTGGTGGACAAGGGGGCCATTGATCCAGCGGCAACATTTGCCCCTGCCGATACGGCGACCCGTATGGATGTCATCGTCATGCTGGCGAAGGCGTTAAAATTGGATAATACGCCTAAGGCAACCGGCTTCAAAGATGTGCCGAAAAGCCATAAATACAGCGGCTATATTTATGAGGCAACGAAAGCCGGAATCATCAACGGGTATCCGGACGGCACATTCAAACCGGACCAAAAAGTGACCCGTGGCCATATGGCAGCCTTCATCGCCCGGGCTTACAAATTGCCGAACGGGACGCAAACTTTCAAAGATGTGCCAAAAGGGCATACGGCTTATGAAGCGGTCAAACAATTGGCCAAAGCGGGCATTACGACAGGATACACCGACGGCACATTCAAACCGCAAAACAACTTGACGAAAGCCCATTTGGCGACGTTTGTAGCCCGGGCTGTCCGTTACAAAGAAACCGGTTCAACCGTATTAAAAAATATGAAAGTCCATTTCCTTGATGTTGGACAAGGGGATTCCATCCTGATTCAAACGCCAAATGGCAAAACCATATTGGTGGATGGCGGTCCAAAATCGGCAGGGGATGAAGTGGTCGAGTATTTGAAATCATTGAAAATCAATACGCTTGACTATGTCGTTGCGACCCATCCGGATGCCGATCATATCGGCGGCTTGCTCGACGTATTGGCCGCATTCCAAGTGGAACACTTTATCGACAGCGGGAAAGTGAGCGCAACAGACACGTATATTGCACTATTGAACGCCGTCAAAAATGAAGGATCCGATTACCGTCAATCGGTCATGGGCGAGTCTTTAACCATTGATCCATCATTAAAAATCCAGGTGCTCAATGTGAATGCCTATGCGGAAGAGACGAATGAGGCAAGCATCGTATTAAAAGTGTCTTATCAGGATGTGGATGCGCTGTTGACAGGGGATGCGGACACAGCCATCGAATCGCAAATGATGGCGAAATACAATGTGGAATCGGAAATTTTGAAAGCGGGGCATCACGGCTCAAGCACAAGTTCAAGTTTGGCGTTTTTGCGCGCGGTGAAGCCTGAAACGGTCATCCTCAGCTACGGCAAGGGAAATTCATACGGCCATCCGAACAGCGGCGTGTTGAGCAATATAAAAACGGTCGGCGCCAAAGCATACAGCACGGCGGCAAGCGGCAATATTGTCATCACATCGGACGGCTATCTGTATACGTTGAATGCGAAACCGTTTGAAAACACCTCCCAAACAACACAGAACAATAATCAATCCACTGTCGTGCCGGGAGCACCGTCAAGTTTTGCCAATTGTACAGAGATGCAGAAGTATTATCCGAACGGGGTTCCATCCGGCCATCCCGCCTACCAGGCTAAAATGGACCGGGACAACGATGGATGGGCATGTGAAAAATAG